CACTACTTGCACCTCCCATTTCTACAAGACCTCGAATAAAACCGATTTCTAATTTAGCGGCGGCGGAACGAGCCATTTTTTCTCTTTCATTTAAGGTTTTAAATTGTGTTTCTACTGTTTGCTGTAATGTTTCTAAGTTATTACCCCGGATAGCATTTCTAGTTGAGACGAGAACCTCTGCACCACATTTAACTAAAATTCCTTGATCAACAGCGAGAAATACTTCTTCTCCTTGTTGTGAATCAAATGATAAAATTCCGGGGACGAGTGCAGTTACAAAATCTATATGATGTGGTAATATACAAAAAGCACCATTTTCAGCTTCGGCATTGATTTTATTAG
The window above is part of the Nodularia spumigena CCY9414 genome. Proteins encoded here:
- a CDS encoding F0F1 ATP synthase subunit epsilon; amino-acid sequence: MKLRVLLPTQILLEETANKINAEAENGAFCILPHHIDFVTALVPGILSFDSQQGEEVFLAVDQGILVKCGAEVLVSTRNAIRGNNLETLQQTVETQFKTLNEREKMARSAAAKLEIGFIRGLVEMGGASSEAPT